One window of Myxocyprinus asiaticus isolate MX2 ecotype Aquarium Trade chromosome 4, UBuf_Myxa_2, whole genome shotgun sequence genomic DNA carries:
- the gfm2 gene encoding ribosome-releasing factor 2, mitochondrial isoform X2, translating into MHWSVAIPILRGCIRHLKNGSSLTYRWRVTWKRNYSFFRDDVKSPRAAVNPDISKIRNIGIMAHIDAGKTTTTERMLYYSGYTRALGDVDDGDTVTDYMAQERERGITIQSAAVTFDWKDHRINLIDTPGHVDFTLEVERALRVLDGAVAVFDASAGVEAQTLTVWRQAEKHKIPCVCFLNKMDKPAASLSYSIDSIKTKLKANPLLLQIPIGSGKGFTGFVDLITKQKIMWQRTSLTDDGRAYEIRALQSSDDMEVLQAFKEARGTLIEQVADLDDEFAELLLGEYSENFDAVPAGKLQEAVRRVTLARKGVPVLCGSSLKNKGVQPLLDAITAYLPAPNERHHDLVRWYKDDLCALAFKVIHDKQRGPLVFVRIYSGSMKAQSAVYNINRNGTERMSRLLLPFADQHLEIPSLSAGNIALTVGLKQTVTGDTIVSSKASAAAAVQRAHAETESERDSHRESNSLVLAGVEVPEPVFFCSIEPPSMAKQADLEHALSCLQREDPSLKVRTDPDSGQTILCGMGELHIEIIHDRIKREYNIETQLGPLQVAYRETILQSASATDTLDRTLGDKRHVVNVELTVHAWTESVTSCDITFEKEVQAQLPADVREAVENGVQSAYLQGPVLGFPVQGVQTVIQHVGLEPGTSAAMVSACVSRCMLKALRQAGGQVLEPVMALEVTVGEEHLSPVLTDLAQRRGTVCDIQSRQENKVLLATVPLAEIMGYSTLLRTLTSGNATFSLELSSYEPMNAQDQNTLLKKMAGLA; encoded by the exons ATGCATTGGAGTGTAGCGATCCCCATTCTGCGAGGA TGCATCAGACACCTGAAGAACGGGTCCTCGCTGACATACAGATGGAGAGTGACATGGAAAAGAAATTACAGCTTCTTTCGAG ATGATGTGAAATCGCCTAGAGCGGCGGTCAACCCAGACATCTCAAA AATTCGTAACATTGGCATCATGGCACATATAGATGCAGGAAAGACCACGACGACGGAGAGAATGCTCTACTATTCTGGATACACGCGAGCTCTCGGAG ATGTGGATGATGGTGATACTGTAACTGATTACATGGCccaggagagggagagagggatcaCTATCCAATCAGCTGCTGTAACCTTTGACTGGAAGGATCATAGGATTAACCTCATAGACACACCAG GTCATGTTGATTTTACTCTGGAGGTGGAGAGAGCTTTACGAGTGTTGGATGGAGCAGTTGCTGTGTTTGATGCCTCTGCTGGTGTAGAG GCTCAAACCCTGACCGTGTGGCGGCAGGCAGAAAAACATAAAATCCCTTGTGTGTGCTTCCTAAACAAGATGGACAAACCTGCAGCTAG CCTGAGTTACTCTATAGACAGCATAAAGACCAAACTAAAGGCCAACCCTCTTCTCCTTCAG ATCCCTATTGGCTCAGGGAAGGGCTTCACAGGATTTGTGGACTTGATCACTAAGCAGAAAATAATGTGGCAGAGGACTTCACTAACAGATGATGGTCGTGCTTATGAGATCAGAGCCCTCCAGTCCTCAGATGACATGGAAGTGCTCCAGGCCTTCAAGGAGGCCAGAGGAACCCTGATTGAACAG GTAGCAGATCTTGATGATGAGTTTGCTGAGCTGCTGTTGGGAGAGTACAGTGAAAACTTTGATGCAGTTCCTGCAGGGAAG tTGCAGGAGGCAGTGAGGAGAGTGACATTAGCTCGTAAGGGAGTGCCTGTATTATGTGGAAGCTCTCTGAAAAATAAAGGGGTTCAACCTCTGCTGGATGCCATCACTGCGTATCTCCCCGCCCCCAATGAGAGGCACCATGACCTTGT GCGCTGGTATAAGGATGATCTGTGTGCACTGGCATTTAAAGTGATCCATGACAAGCAGAGGGGTCCATTGGTGTTTGTTAGAATCTACTCAGGAAGCATGAAGGCGCAGTCAGCTGTGTACAACATCAACAGGAATGGAAC GGAGAGAATGAGTCGTCTTCTTTTACCTTTTGCCGATCAGCACTTAGAGATCCCTTCCTTGTCAGCAGGAAACATTGCGCTCACGGTGGGACTCAAACAG ACAGTGACGGGCGACACCATAGTCTCCTCCAAAGCCTCTGCGGCAGCTGCAGTGCAGAGAGCTCATGCGGAAACGGAGAGCGAGAGGGACTCGCACAGGGAGAGCAACAGTCTGGTGCTTGCAGGGGTGGAAGTCCCTGAGCCTGTCTTCTTCTGTTCTATTGAACCTCCTTCTATGGCCAAACAAGCAGATCTGGAGCATGCGCTCAGCTGCCTGCAGAGGGAAGACCCCAGTCTAAAAGTCAGAACAGACCCCGACTCTGGACAG ACGATACTGTGCGGCATGGGGGAGCTGCACATTGAGATTATCCATGACCGCATCAAGAGAGAGTACAACATTGAAACCCAACTAGGACCACTGCAGGTAGCCTACAGAGAGACCATCCTCCAATCAGCATCTGCCACAG ACACATTAGATCGTACCCTGGGAGATAAGAGGCATGTTGTTAATGTGGAGCTTACAGTCCATGCTTGGACAGAGTCTGTCACTTCCTGTGACATCACCTTTGAGAAGGAAGTACAAGCCCAGCTCCCTGCTGATGTCAGAGAGGCAGTGGAAAACGGAGTTCAAAGTGCATACCTCCAAG GTCCTGTGTTGGGTTTTCCTGTACAGGGAGTACAAACAGTTATCCAGCATGTAGGTTTAGAACCAGGCACTTCTGCAGCCATGGTTTCAGCCTGTGTGTCTCGCTGCATGCTTAAG GCTCTGAGGCAGGCAGGAGGGCAGGTGTTGGAGCCAGTGATGGctctggaagtgacagtgggggAGGAGCATCTGAGTCCTGTGCTCACAGACCTCGCCCAGCGACGCGGCACTGTGTGCGACATCCAAAGTCGGCAGGAAAACAAGGTTTTGCTGGCTACAGTACCTTTGGCAGAGATTATG GGCTACTCTACACTTCTACGCACTTTGACCTCTGGGAATGCCACCTTTTCTCTGGAGCTGTCCAGCTATGAGCCCATGAACGCTCAGGACCAGAACACACTGCTCAAAAAGATGGCTGGACTGGCTTGA
- the gfm2 gene encoding ribosome-releasing factor 2, mitochondrial isoform X1 — protein sequence MHWSVAIPILRGCIRHLKNGSSLTYRWRVTWKRNYSFFRDDVKSPRAAVNPDISKIRNIGIMAHIDAGKTTTTERMLYYSGYTRALGDVDDGDTVTDYMAQERERGITIQSAAVTFDWKDHRINLIDTPGHVDFTLEVERALRVLDGAVAVFDASAGVEAQTLTVWRQAEKHKIPCVCFLNKMDKPAASLSYSIDSIKTKLKANPLLLQIPIGSGKGFTGFVDLITKQKIMWQRTSLTDDGRAYEIRALQSSDDMEVLQAFKEARGTLIEQVADLDDEFAELLLGEYSENFDAVPAGKLQEAVRRVTLARKGVPVLCGSSLKNKGVQPLLDAITAYLPAPNERHHDLVRWYKDDLCALAFKVIHDKQRGPLVFVRIYSGSMKAQSAVYNINRNGTERMSRLLLPFADQHLEIPSLSAGNIALTVGLKQTVTGDTIVSSKASAAAAVQRAHAETESERDSHRESNSLVLAGVEVPEPVFFCSIEPPSMAKQADLEHALSCLQREDPSLKVRTDPDSGQTILCGMGELHIEIIHDRIKREYNIETQLGPLQVAYRETILQSASATGEASANQCHQNTLDRTLGDKRHVVNVELTVHAWTESVTSCDITFEKEVQAQLPADVREAVENGVQSAYLQGPVLGFPVQGVQTVIQHVGLEPGTSAAMVSACVSRCMLKALRQAGGQVLEPVMALEVTVGEEHLSPVLTDLAQRRGTVCDIQSRQENKVLLATVPLAEIMGYSTLLRTLTSGNATFSLELSSYEPMNAQDQNTLLKKMAGLA from the exons ATGCATTGGAGTGTAGCGATCCCCATTCTGCGAGGA TGCATCAGACACCTGAAGAACGGGTCCTCGCTGACATACAGATGGAGAGTGACATGGAAAAGAAATTACAGCTTCTTTCGAG ATGATGTGAAATCGCCTAGAGCGGCGGTCAACCCAGACATCTCAAA AATTCGTAACATTGGCATCATGGCACATATAGATGCAGGAAAGACCACGACGACGGAGAGAATGCTCTACTATTCTGGATACACGCGAGCTCTCGGAG ATGTGGATGATGGTGATACTGTAACTGATTACATGGCccaggagagggagagagggatcaCTATCCAATCAGCTGCTGTAACCTTTGACTGGAAGGATCATAGGATTAACCTCATAGACACACCAG GTCATGTTGATTTTACTCTGGAGGTGGAGAGAGCTTTACGAGTGTTGGATGGAGCAGTTGCTGTGTTTGATGCCTCTGCTGGTGTAGAG GCTCAAACCCTGACCGTGTGGCGGCAGGCAGAAAAACATAAAATCCCTTGTGTGTGCTTCCTAAACAAGATGGACAAACCTGCAGCTAG CCTGAGTTACTCTATAGACAGCATAAAGACCAAACTAAAGGCCAACCCTCTTCTCCTTCAG ATCCCTATTGGCTCAGGGAAGGGCTTCACAGGATTTGTGGACTTGATCACTAAGCAGAAAATAATGTGGCAGAGGACTTCACTAACAGATGATGGTCGTGCTTATGAGATCAGAGCCCTCCAGTCCTCAGATGACATGGAAGTGCTCCAGGCCTTCAAGGAGGCCAGAGGAACCCTGATTGAACAG GTAGCAGATCTTGATGATGAGTTTGCTGAGCTGCTGTTGGGAGAGTACAGTGAAAACTTTGATGCAGTTCCTGCAGGGAAG tTGCAGGAGGCAGTGAGGAGAGTGACATTAGCTCGTAAGGGAGTGCCTGTATTATGTGGAAGCTCTCTGAAAAATAAAGGGGTTCAACCTCTGCTGGATGCCATCACTGCGTATCTCCCCGCCCCCAATGAGAGGCACCATGACCTTGT GCGCTGGTATAAGGATGATCTGTGTGCACTGGCATTTAAAGTGATCCATGACAAGCAGAGGGGTCCATTGGTGTTTGTTAGAATCTACTCAGGAAGCATGAAGGCGCAGTCAGCTGTGTACAACATCAACAGGAATGGAAC GGAGAGAATGAGTCGTCTTCTTTTACCTTTTGCCGATCAGCACTTAGAGATCCCTTCCTTGTCAGCAGGAAACATTGCGCTCACGGTGGGACTCAAACAG ACAGTGACGGGCGACACCATAGTCTCCTCCAAAGCCTCTGCGGCAGCTGCAGTGCAGAGAGCTCATGCGGAAACGGAGAGCGAGAGGGACTCGCACAGGGAGAGCAACAGTCTGGTGCTTGCAGGGGTGGAAGTCCCTGAGCCTGTCTTCTTCTGTTCTATTGAACCTCCTTCTATGGCCAAACAAGCAGATCTGGAGCATGCGCTCAGCTGCCTGCAGAGGGAAGACCCCAGTCTAAAAGTCAGAACAGACCCCGACTCTGGACAG ACGATACTGTGCGGCATGGGGGAGCTGCACATTGAGATTATCCATGACCGCATCAAGAGAGAGTACAACATTGAAACCCAACTAGGACCACTGCAGGTAGCCTACAGAGAGACCATCCTCCAATCAGCATCTGCCACAGGTGAGGCATCAGCCAATCAGTGTCACCAAA ACACATTAGATCGTACCCTGGGAGATAAGAGGCATGTTGTTAATGTGGAGCTTACAGTCCATGCTTGGACAGAGTCTGTCACTTCCTGTGACATCACCTTTGAGAAGGAAGTACAAGCCCAGCTCCCTGCTGATGTCAGAGAGGCAGTGGAAAACGGAGTTCAAAGTGCATACCTCCAAG GTCCTGTGTTGGGTTTTCCTGTACAGGGAGTACAAACAGTTATCCAGCATGTAGGTTTAGAACCAGGCACTTCTGCAGCCATGGTTTCAGCCTGTGTGTCTCGCTGCATGCTTAAG GCTCTGAGGCAGGCAGGAGGGCAGGTGTTGGAGCCAGTGATGGctctggaagtgacagtgggggAGGAGCATCTGAGTCCTGTGCTCACAGACCTCGCCCAGCGACGCGGCACTGTGTGCGACATCCAAAGTCGGCAGGAAAACAAGGTTTTGCTGGCTACAGTACCTTTGGCAGAGATTATG GGCTACTCTACACTTCTACGCACTTTGACCTCTGGGAATGCCACCTTTTCTCTGGAGCTGTCCAGCTATGAGCCCATGAACGCTCAGGACCAGAACACACTGCTCAAAAAGATGGCTGGACTGGCTTGA